Proteins encoded by one window of Actinomycetota bacterium:
- a CDS encoding SCO6880 family protein, with amino-acid sequence MATTRTDGPTYRFGPLERRGLLAGLRKGQIALLFTAGVTAVATMAVGVPYAGWWALTELAAAVGLAFKRLGGQTVEQWAPVWVTFLVRKLTGGHVWRNDAPSLGHVLDGDGGPVRPSRLPGTLSGLRMVETTGPAGEPMGVVRDAVAYTAVLAVRPQAFALCDRDEQARRLAGWGGVLAGLAREGSPVARIQWVERTAPADGAELVRAARAAMVLPETHPLAASYLELVEAAGPVTQAHETLVAIQVDARRCPRLVKAAGGGDPGALAVLRREVATLADGLAAADVPVVGALSPRALAQTIRVGFDPTTRPVLSARAAVDPDRGGVHPNAAWPAAATESWGGYQADGCLHATYWVEEWPRIPVPPWFLSKFLLGTAAARTVSVVGEPLAPSVAIRQVEAARTHDIADDELRHRLGFLSSARRRRQAEGTAEREEELADGHGEYRFSGYITVSAPDPDGLEDACGDVEHHATKTGLQLTRLRGQQAQAFAWTLPLCRGLR; translated from the coding sequence GTGGCAACGACACGAACTGACGGGCCGACCTACCGGTTCGGGCCGCTGGAGCGGCGCGGGCTTTTGGCCGGGCTGCGCAAAGGCCAGATCGCCCTCCTGTTCACCGCCGGGGTGACCGCGGTGGCCACCATGGCGGTGGGGGTCCCCTACGCCGGCTGGTGGGCGCTGACCGAACTCGCGGCGGCCGTCGGTTTGGCGTTCAAGCGGCTGGGCGGTCAGACGGTCGAGCAGTGGGCGCCCGTGTGGGTGACGTTTTTGGTCCGGAAGCTGACCGGCGGGCACGTGTGGCGCAACGACGCGCCTTCGCTCGGCCACGTCCTCGACGGGGACGGCGGTCCGGTCCGCCCCTCCCGCCTGCCGGGCACGCTGAGCGGGCTGCGGATGGTGGAGACCACCGGCCCGGCCGGTGAGCCGATGGGGGTGGTGCGCGACGCCGTGGCCTACACGGCCGTGTTGGCCGTGCGGCCGCAGGCGTTCGCGTTGTGTGACCGGGACGAGCAGGCCCGGCGCCTGGCCGGCTGGGGCGGGGTGCTGGCCGGCCTGGCCCGGGAGGGTTCTCCGGTGGCGCGGATCCAGTGGGTGGAGCGCACCGCTCCGGCCGACGGGGCCGAGCTTGTGCGGGCCGCTCGGGCGGCCATGGTGCTGCCGGAGACGCACCCGCTGGCTGCGTCGTATCTGGAGCTGGTCGAGGCGGCGGGGCCGGTCACTCAGGCGCATGAGACGTTGGTGGCCATCCAGGTCGACGCCCGCCGCTGCCCTCGGCTGGTCAAAGCGGCCGGGGGTGGCGACCCCGGCGCCCTGGCCGTGCTGCGCCGGGAGGTGGCCACCCTGGCCGACGGGCTGGCGGCCGCCGACGTCCCCGTGGTCGGCGCGCTCTCACCTCGGGCGCTGGCCCAGACCATCCGGGTGGGCTTCGACCCCACCACCCGGCCGGTCCTGTCGGCCCGGGCGGCGGTCGATCCGGACCGGGGCGGGGTGCATCCCAATGCCGCTTGGCCGGCCGCGGCGACGGAGTCGTGGGGTGGTTACCAGGCCGACGGCTGCCTGCATGCCACCTACTGGGTCGAGGAATGGCCCCGTATCCCGGTGCCGCCGTGGTTCTTGTCGAAGTTCCTGCTCGGTACCGCCGCGGCCCGCACCGTCAGCGTGGTCGGCGAGCCGCTGGCGCCGTCGGTGGCCATCCGCCAGGTGGAAGCGGCCCGCACCCACGACATCGCCGACGACGAGCTCCGCCACCGCCTCGGCTTCCTCTCCTCGGCGCGGCGTCGCCGCCAAGCCGAAGGGACGGCGGAGCGGGAAGAGGAACTGGCCGACGGCCATGGGGAGTACCGCTTCTCCGGCTACATCACCGTCTCCGCCCCCGACCCGGACGGGCTGGAGGACGCCTGCGGCGATGTCGAGCACCACGCCACCAAGACCGGCCTCCAGCTCACCCGCCTGCGAGGCCAGCAGGCCCAGGCGTTCGCCTGGACCCTCCCGCTGTGTCGAGGGTTGCGGTGA